The proteins below come from a single Perca flavescens isolate YP-PL-M2 chromosome 8, PFLA_1.0, whole genome shotgun sequence genomic window:
- the kras gene encoding GTPase KRas: MTEYKLVVVGAGGVGKSALTIQLIQNHFVDEYDPTIEDSYRKQVVIDGETCLLDILDTAGQEEYSAMRDQYMRTGEGFLCVFAINNTKSFEDIHHYREQIKRVKDSEDVPMVLVGNKCDLPSRTVDTKQAQDLARSYGIPFIETSAKTRQGVDDAFYTLVREIRKHKEKMSKEGKKKKKKSKTKCTLM; encoded by the exons ATGACAGAATATAAGTTGGTAGTGGTGGGAGCTGGTGGCGTTGGCAAGAGCGCACTTACAATTCAGCTCATCCAGAATCACTTTGTGGATGAATATGACCCCACCATTGAG GACTCCTACAGAAAGCAGGTAGTAATCGATGGAGAGACGTGTCTGCTGGACATCCTGGACACTGCAGGTCAGGAGGAGTACAGTGCCATGAGGGATCAGTACATGAGGACCGGGGAGGGCTTTCTCTGCGTCTTTGCCATCAACAACACCAAGTCCTTCGAGGACATTCACCACTATAG AGAACAGATTAAGCGAGTGAAGGACTCTGAGGACGTCCCCATGGTGCTGGTGGGGAACAAGTGTGACCTCCCGTCCCGGACAGTGGACACCAAGCAGGCTCAGGACTTAGCGCGCAGCTACGGCATTCCCTTTATCGAGACCTCAGCCAAAACCAGACAG ggtGTTGATGATGCCTTTTACACATTAGTGCGAGAAATCCGGAAGCATAAGGAGAAGATGAGCAAGGAgggcaaaaagaagaaaaagaagtccAAGACAAAGTGTACACTTATGTGA